The following proteins are encoded in a genomic region of Kosakonia oryzae:
- a CDS encoding YchE family NAAT transporter → MQTLIDLPLYFKFFIGLFALVNPVGIIPVFISMTSYQMVGARNKTNLTANVSVAIILWTSLFLGNGILQLFGISIDSFRIAGGILVVTIAMSMISGKLGEDKQNKQEKSETAIRESIGVVPLALPLMAGPGAISSTIVWGTRYHNLVHLIGFTVAIALFAFCSWGLFRIAPWLVRLLGQTGINVITRIMGLLLMALGIEFIVGGIRSLFPGLLN, encoded by the coding sequence GTGCAAACATTGATAGATTTACCTCTTTATTTTAAATTTTTTATTGGTCTTTTTGCGCTGGTGAACCCGGTCGGCATCATTCCGGTTTTTATCAGCATGACCAGTTATCAGATGGTTGGTGCGCGAAATAAAACCAACCTTACTGCAAACGTCTCAGTGGCAATTATCCTCTGGACTTCTTTATTTCTCGGTAATGGCATTTTGCAGCTATTCGGCATCTCGATTGATTCGTTCCGCATTGCCGGCGGCATTCTGGTTGTCACTATTGCCATGTCGATGATCAGCGGCAAGCTCGGGGAAGATAAACAGAATAAACAAGAGAAGTCAGAAACCGCGATTCGCGAAAGCATCGGCGTAGTGCCGCTGGCATTACCTTTAATGGCGGGGCCTGGTGCCATCAGCTCCACGATTGTGTGGGGGACGCGCTATCACAACCTGGTACATTTAATTGGTTTTACCGTGGCCATTGCGTTATTTGCTTTCTGCTCGTGGGGGCTGTTCCGCATCGCGCCATGGTTAGTGCGCTTACTGGGGCAAACCGGCATCAACGTTATCACGCGTATTATGGGGTTATTATTGATGGCATTGGGCATTGAGTTTATTGTCGGCGGCATAAGATCCTTGTTCCCCGGTCTGCTGAACTGA
- the oppA gene encoding oligopeptide ABC transporter substrate-binding protein OppA: MSIITKKSLVAAGVLAALITGNAAMAADVPAGVQLADNQTLVRNNGSEVQSLDPHKIEGVPESNVSRDLFEGLLISDVEGHPTAGVAEKWENKDFKVWTFHLRKNAKWSDGTPVTAHDFVYSWQRLADPKTASPYASYLQYGHIANIDDVIAGKKPVTDLGVKAIDDNTFEVTLSEPVPYFYKLLVHPSVSAVPKAAIEKYGEKWTQPANIVTNGAYKLKDWVVNERIVLERNTNYWDNAKTVINQVTYLPISSEVTDVNRYRSGEIDMTYNNMPIELFQKLKKEIPKEVHVDPYLCTYYYEINNQKPPFTDVRVRTALKLALDRDIIVNKVKNQGDLPAYSYTPPYTDGAKLTEPAWFKMTQEQRNAEAKKLLAEAGYTADKPLSFSLLYNTSDLHKKLAIAVASIWKKNLGANVTLENQEWKTFLDTRHQGTFDVARAGWCADYNEPTSFLNTMLSDSSNNTAHYKSPAFDKLIADTLKVTDEAQRTELYSKAEQQLDKDSAIVPVYYYVNARLVKTWVGGYTGKDPMDNIYVKNLYIIKH; this comes from the coding sequence ATGTCCATCATCACAAAGAAAAGTCTGGTAGCAGCAGGAGTTCTGGCTGCGCTAATTACCGGCAACGCGGCAATGGCTGCCGACGTTCCGGCAGGTGTTCAACTGGCGGATAATCAGACGCTGGTCCGTAATAACGGTTCTGAAGTGCAATCTCTCGACCCGCACAAAATTGAAGGGGTTCCTGAATCCAACGTCAGCCGCGATCTGTTCGAAGGTCTGCTGATCTCTGATGTTGAAGGCCACCCGACCGCCGGTGTTGCAGAGAAGTGGGAAAACAAAGATTTTAAAGTCTGGACCTTCCATCTGCGCAAAAACGCAAAATGGTCCGACGGTACGCCGGTAACGGCGCACGATTTCGTCTACAGCTGGCAGCGTCTGGCGGATCCGAAAACGGCTTCTCCGTATGCGAGCTACCTGCAATACGGTCATATCGCTAACATCGACGATGTTATCGCCGGTAAAAAACCTGTCACCGATCTCGGCGTAAAAGCTATTGATGACAATACCTTTGAAGTGACGCTTAGCGAGCCGGTTCCTTATTTCTACAAACTGCTGGTTCACCCGTCAGTTTCTGCTGTGCCTAAAGCCGCTATTGAGAAATACGGTGAAAAATGGACTCAACCAGCCAACATTGTCACCAACGGTGCATACAAACTGAAAGACTGGGTGGTCAACGAACGTATCGTTCTTGAGCGTAACACCAACTATTGGGATAACGCTAAAACGGTTATCAACCAGGTTACCTACCTGCCGATCTCTTCTGAAGTGACAGACGTTAACCGCTATCGCAGCGGCGAAATCGACATGACTTACAACAACATGCCGATTGAACTGTTCCAGAAGCTGAAAAAAGAGATTCCTAAAGAAGTGCACGTCGATCCGTACCTGTGTACTTATTACTACGAAATCAACAACCAAAAACCGCCATTCACTGACGTTCGTGTTCGTACCGCTCTGAAACTGGCGCTGGATCGCGACATCATCGTTAATAAAGTGAAAAACCAGGGCGATCTGCCGGCATACAGCTACACGCCGCCGTATACCGATGGTGCAAAACTGACTGAACCGGCCTGGTTCAAAATGACTCAAGAACAGCGTAACGCCGAAGCGAAAAAACTGCTGGCCGAAGCCGGTTATACTGCGGATAAACCGCTCTCCTTCAGCCTGCTGTACAACACGTCTGACCTGCATAAAAAACTGGCGATCGCCGTGGCTTCCATCTGGAAGAAAAACCTGGGCGCTAACGTAACGCTGGAAAACCAGGAGTGGAAAACCTTCCTCGACACGCGTCATCAGGGCACCTTTGATGTGGCACGTGCGGGCTGGTGTGCGGACTACAACGAGCCGACTTCTTTCCTGAATACCATGCTGTCCGACAGCTCTAACAACACCGCGCACTATAAGAGCCCGGCGTTTGACAAGCTGATTGCCGACACGCTGAAAGTTACTGACGAAGCGCAGCGTACGGAGCTTTACTCCAAAGCTGAACAGCAGTTGGATAAAGACTCGGCGATCGTTCCGGTTTACTACTACGTGAACGCCCGTCTGGTGAAAACCTGGGTTGGCGGCTACACCGGTAAAGACCCGATGGATAATATCTACGTTAAAAACTTGTATATTATCAAGCATTAA
- the oppB gene encoding oligopeptide ABC transporter permease OppB, with the protein MLKFILRRCLEAIPTLFILITISFFMMRLAPGSPFTGERALAPEVMANIEAKYHLNDPITTQYFSYLKQLAHFDFGPSFKYKDYTVNDLVAASFPVSAKLGAAAFILAIVFGVTAGVVAALNQNTKWDYTVMGLAMTGVVIPSFVVAPLLVMIFAIILKWLPAGGWNGGALKFMILPMVALSLAYIASIARITRGSMIEVLHSNFIRTARAKGLPMRRIIFRHALKPALLPVLSYMGPAFVGIITGSMVIETIYGLPGIGQLFVNGALNRDYSLVLSLTILVGALTIIFNAIVDVLYAVIDPKIRY; encoded by the coding sequence ATGTTGAAATTTATCCTACGTCGCTGTCTAGAAGCGATCCCAACGCTTTTCATCCTTATCACGATTTCGTTCTTTATGATGCGTCTCGCGCCGGGTAGTCCTTTTACCGGTGAACGTGCGCTTGCGCCGGAAGTGATGGCGAATATTGAGGCGAAATACCATTTAAACGATCCGATCACTACGCAATATTTCAGCTATCTGAAACAGTTGGCGCATTTCGATTTCGGACCGTCATTTAAATACAAAGACTACACCGTAAACGATCTGGTTGCGGCCAGCTTCCCGGTTTCAGCGAAATTAGGGGCGGCAGCCTTTATTCTTGCGATTGTCTTTGGCGTTACCGCAGGCGTTGTTGCGGCGTTAAACCAGAACACGAAGTGGGACTACACGGTGATGGGGCTGGCAATGACCGGGGTAGTGATCCCCAGTTTTGTTGTCGCACCATTATTAGTGATGATCTTCGCCATTATATTGAAATGGCTGCCCGCCGGTGGCTGGAATGGCGGCGCGCTGAAATTCATGATCCTGCCGATGGTTGCGCTCTCTCTGGCCTATATCGCCAGCATCGCCCGTATTACGCGCGGTTCAATGATTGAGGTATTACACTCAAACTTTATCCGTACCGCGCGGGCGAAAGGGCTGCCGATGCGCCGCATTATCTTCCGCCACGCGCTGAAACCTGCGCTGCTGCCGGTACTCTCTTATATGGGGCCTGCGTTTGTCGGCATTATTACCGGTTCAATGGTTATCGAGACCATTTATGGCCTGCCGGGTATCGGCCAGCTGTTTGTGAACGGCGCGCTGAACCGTGACTATTCGCTGGTGCTGAGCCTGACCATCCTTGTCGGGGCGCTGACCATTATCTTTAACGCGATCGTTGATGTGCTGTATGCCGTCATCGATCCGAAGATCCGTTATTAA
- the oppC gene encoding oligopeptide ABC transporter permease OppC, producing the protein MMLSKKNSEALENFSEKLEVEGRSLWQDARRRFMHNRAAVASLVVLLLIALFVTLAPMVSQFTYFDTDWGMMSSQPDMESGHYFGTDSSGRDLLVRVAIGGRISLMVGIAAALVAVVVGTLYGSLSGYLGGKTDSVMMRLLEILNSFPFMFFVILLVTFFGQNILLIFVAIGMVSWLDMARIVRGQTLSLKRKEFIEAAQVGGVSTANIVVRHIVPNVLGVVVVYASLLVPSMILFESFLSFLGLGTQEPLSSWGALLSDGANSMEVSPWLLLFPAGFLVVTLFCFNFIGDGLRDALDPKDR; encoded by the coding sequence ATGATGTTAAGTAAGAAAAACAGCGAGGCGCTGGAAAACTTCAGTGAGAAACTCGAAGTCGAAGGACGTAGTCTGTGGCAGGATGCGCGTCGCCGCTTTATGCATAACCGTGCGGCGGTTGCCAGCCTGGTTGTGCTGTTGCTGATTGCACTGTTTGTGACGCTGGCACCAATGGTTTCACAATTTACCTATTTCGATACCGACTGGGGCATGATGTCGAGCCAGCCGGATATGGAGTCCGGTCACTATTTTGGTACCGACTCCTCCGGGCGCGATCTGCTGGTTCGCGTGGCGATCGGCGGACGTATCTCGCTGATGGTCGGTATTGCGGCGGCGCTGGTGGCGGTCGTGGTCGGTACGCTGTACGGATCGCTTTCCGGCTACCTCGGCGGCAAGACAGATTCCGTCATGATGCGTCTGCTGGAAATCCTCAATTCCTTCCCGTTTATGTTCTTCGTTATCCTGCTGGTGACCTTCTTTGGGCAAAATATTCTGCTCATTTTTGTGGCGATCGGCATGGTCTCCTGGCTGGATATGGCGCGTATCGTTCGCGGCCAGACTTTAAGCCTTAAGCGTAAAGAGTTTATCGAAGCGGCACAGGTTGGCGGTGTTTCCACGGCGAATATCGTGGTGCGTCACATCGTACCGAACGTGCTGGGCGTGGTAGTGGTGTACGCGTCGCTGCTGGTGCCGAGCATGATCCTGTTCGAATCCTTCCTCAGCTTCCTGGGGCTGGGTACGCAGGAACCACTGAGCAGCTGGGGCGCGCTGTTAAGCGATGGCGCCAACTCGATGGAAGTGTCTCCGTGGTTGCTGCTGTTCCCGGCGGGTTTCCTCGTTGTCACCCTGTTCTGTTTTAACTTTATCGGCGATGGCCTGCGTGATGCCCTCGACCCGAAAGATCGTTAA
- the oppD gene encoding ABC transporter ATP-binding protein encodes MSITETSLASTTRQQSDLLLDVKDLRVTFQTPDGDVTAVNDLNFSLRAGETLGIVGESGSGKSQTAFALMGLLAANGRIGGSATFNGKEILNLPEQALNKLRAEQISMIFQDPMTSLNPYMRVGEQLMEVLMLHKGIGKAEAFEESVKMLDAVKMPEARKRMRMYPHEFSGGMRQRVMIAMALLCRPKLLIADEPTTALDVTVQAQIMTLLNELKREFNTAIIMITHDLGVVAGICDKVLVMYAGRTMEYGNARDVFYQPSHPYSIGLLSAVPRLDAEGEALLTIPGNPPNLLRLPKGCPFQPRCPHAMEICNSAPPLEQFAPGRLRACFKSVEELV; translated from the coding sequence ATGAGCATTACTGAAACCTCATTAGCGTCCACGACGCGGCAGCAATCGGACCTTCTGCTGGATGTCAAAGATTTACGGGTCACCTTCCAGACGCCGGATGGCGATGTTACGGCGGTCAACGATCTCAATTTCTCGCTACGAGCCGGGGAAACGCTGGGTATCGTTGGTGAGTCCGGCTCCGGCAAATCGCAAACTGCATTTGCGCTGATGGGGCTACTGGCGGCCAACGGCCGCATTGGCGGTTCGGCGACGTTTAACGGTAAAGAGATCCTCAATTTGCCGGAACAGGCGCTGAACAAACTGCGCGCCGAGCAGATCTCGATGATTTTCCAGGACCCAATGACCTCGCTGAACCCGTATATGAGGGTTGGCGAGCAGTTAATGGAAGTCCTGATGTTGCACAAAGGCATAGGCAAAGCGGAAGCATTTGAAGAATCCGTAAAAATGCTTGATGCGGTGAAAATGCCGGAAGCGCGTAAGCGCATGCGCATGTATCCGCATGAATTTTCTGGTGGTATGCGTCAGCGTGTGATGATCGCGATGGCGTTGCTGTGTCGGCCGAAACTGCTGATTGCCGACGAGCCGACCACCGCGCTGGATGTGACCGTACAGGCGCAGATCATGACCTTGCTGAATGAACTGAAACGTGAATTCAACACCGCGATTATCATGATCACTCACGATCTCGGCGTAGTGGCCGGAATTTGCGATAAAGTGCTGGTGATGTATGCCGGACGCACCATGGAATATGGCAACGCGCGCGATGTGTTCTACCAGCCGTCTCATCCTTATTCCATCGGTCTGCTAAGCGCTGTGCCGCGTCTGGATGCGGAAGGTGAAGCGCTGTTGACCATTCCGGGCAACCCGCCGAACTTACTGCGTCTGCCGAAAGGCTGTCCGTTCCAGCCGCGCTGTCCGCACGCGATGGAAATCTGTAACAGTGCTCCTCCGCTGGAGCAGTTTGCCCCAGGCCGCCTGCGCGCCTGCTTTAAGTCGGTGGAGGAACTGGTATGA
- the oppF gene encoding murein tripeptide/oligopeptide ABC transporter ATP-binding protein OppF, with translation MNAMTEERKVLLEIADLKVHFDIKDGKQWFWQPAKTLKAVDGVTLRLYEGETLGVVGESGCGKSTFARAIIGLVKATDGKVAWLGKDLLGMKPEEWRDVRSDIQMIFQDPLASLNPRMTIGEIIAEPLRTYHPKMSRQEVRDRVKTMMMKVGLLPNLINRYPHEFSGGQCQRIGIARALILEPKLIICDEPVSALDVSIQAQVVNLLQQLQREMGLSLIFIAHDLAVVKHISDRVLVMYLGHAVELGTYDEVYQNPLHPYTKALMSAVPVPDPDLEKNKTIQLLEGDLPSPINPPSGCVFRTRCPIAGPECAQTRPVLEGSFRHAVSCLKVDPL, from the coding sequence ATGAACGCGATGACCGAAGAGAGAAAAGTGCTGCTGGAAATCGCCGATCTGAAGGTGCATTTCGATATTAAAGACGGCAAACAGTGGTTCTGGCAACCGGCTAAGACCCTGAAAGCGGTCGATGGCGTTACCCTGCGTCTGTACGAAGGTGAAACCCTTGGCGTGGTGGGCGAGTCCGGTTGCGGTAAATCGACCTTTGCGCGTGCCATTATCGGGCTGGTAAAAGCCACCGACGGTAAAGTCGCCTGGCTGGGTAAAGATCTGCTGGGCATGAAACCGGAAGAGTGGCGCGATGTGCGCAGCGATATCCAGATGATTTTCCAGGATCCGCTGGCGTCGCTGAACCCGCGTATGACTATCGGGGAAATCATTGCCGAGCCGTTGCGCACCTATCACCCGAAAATGTCGCGTCAGGAAGTGCGCGATCGCGTCAAAACGATGATGATGAAGGTCGGTTTGTTGCCGAACCTGATCAACCGTTACCCGCATGAGTTTTCCGGCGGCCAGTGTCAGCGTATTGGTATTGCGCGCGCGCTGATCCTTGAACCCAAGCTGATTATCTGCGACGAGCCGGTCTCTGCACTGGATGTGTCGATTCAGGCGCAGGTGGTGAACCTGCTGCAACAACTGCAACGTGAAATGGGGCTGTCACTGATCTTTATCGCCCATGACCTGGCCGTCGTGAAGCATATCTCCGATCGCGTTCTGGTGATGTACCTTGGGCACGCCGTTGAGTTAGGCACGTACGATGAGGTGTATCAAAACCCGCTACATCCGTACACCAAAGCGCTGATGTCAGCCGTGCCGGTTCCCGATCCGGATCTGGAAAAGAATAAAACTATCCAGTTGCTGGAAGGGGATTTACCGTCGCCGATTAACCCGCCTTCAGGTTGTGTCTTCCGCACCCGTTGCCCGATTGCCGGGCCGGAATGCGCGCAGACGCGTCCGGTACTGGAGGGCAGTTTCCGCCATGCGGTCTCGTGCCTGAAAGTCGATCCGTTATAA
- a CDS encoding HI1450 family dsDNA-mimic protein, with the protein MEMDLNNRLTEDETLEQAYDIFLELAADNLDPADIILFNLQFEERGGAELFDPGEDWAEHVDYDLNPDFFAEVVIGLADTDGGELNDIFARVLLCREKNHKICHILWRE; encoded by the coding sequence ATGGAAATGGATCTGAACAACCGCCTGACCGAAGACGAAACCCTCGAACAGGCTTATGACATCTTCCTCGAACTGGCGGCAGACAACCTTGACCCGGCGGACATCATTCTTTTCAACCTGCAATTTGAAGAGCGTGGCGGCGCAGAGTTGTTTGATCCAGGCGAAGATTGGGCGGAGCATGTTGATTACGATTTGAACCCGGATTTCTTCGCTGAAGTGGTAATCGGGCTGGCAGACACCGACGGTGGCGAACTCAATGACATTTTCGCGCGCGTTCTGCTGTGTCGCGAGAAAAATCATAAAATTTGCCATATTCTGTGGCGCGAATAA
- the cls gene encoding cardiolipin synthase: MSTFYTVMSWLIVLGYWLLIAGVTLRILMKRRAVTSAMAWLLIIYILPLVGIIAYLSLGELHLGKRRAERARAMWPSTAKWLNDLKNFKHIFAQENSSVASSLFKLCERRQGIAGVKGNQLQLLTSSDDVMQALIRDIQLARHNIEMVFYIWQPGGLADQVAESLMAAARRGVHCRLLLDSAGSVAFFRSPWAAMMRNAGIEVVEALKVNLMRVFLRRMDLRQHRKIVLIDNYIAYTGSMNMVDPRFFKQDAGVGQWVDLMARMEGPVATAMGIIYSCDWEIETGKRILPPPPDANIMPFEEASGHTIHTIASGPGFPEDLIHQALLTAVYASREYLIMTTPYFVPSDDLLHAICTAAQRGVDVSIILPRKNDSVLVGWASRAFFTELLAAGVKIYQFEGGLLHTKSVLVDGELSLIGTVNLDMRSLWLNFEITLVIDDAGFGGDLAAVQDDYISRSRLLDARLWVKRPFWHRIAERLFYFFSPLL; the protein is encoded by the coding sequence ATGTCCACTTTTTACACCGTAATGAGTTGGCTGATTGTCTTAGGTTACTGGCTACTGATTGCTGGTGTAACCCTGCGTATTTTAATGAAACGGCGGGCGGTAACGTCGGCGATGGCCTGGCTGTTAATCATCTATATTCTGCCACTGGTCGGAATTATCGCTTACCTTTCGCTGGGCGAATTGCATCTTGGCAAACGCCGCGCCGAACGCGCCCGCGCTATGTGGCCTTCTACCGCCAAATGGCTCAACGATTTAAAAAACTTTAAACACATCTTCGCGCAGGAAAACAGCAGTGTTGCTTCGTCATTATTTAAATTGTGCGAACGGCGCCAGGGCATCGCGGGCGTAAAAGGCAACCAGTTACAACTGCTGACTTCCAGCGATGATGTCATGCAGGCGCTGATCCGCGATATTCAGCTCGCCAGGCACAATATCGAGATGGTGTTCTACATCTGGCAGCCCGGCGGATTGGCCGATCAGGTGGCGGAATCGCTGATGGCCGCGGCGCGGCGCGGCGTGCACTGCCGTCTGTTACTTGACTCTGCGGGTAGCGTGGCATTCTTCCGTAGCCCATGGGCCGCGATGATGCGCAATGCGGGCATTGAGGTGGTCGAGGCGCTGAAAGTGAATCTGATGCGCGTTTTTTTACGCCGTATGGATTTACGCCAGCACCGCAAGATTGTGCTCATCGATAACTATATTGCTTACACTGGCAGTATGAATATGGTAGACCCGCGCTTCTTCAAACAGGACGCTGGCGTCGGCCAGTGGGTCGATTTGATGGCGCGTATGGAAGGCCCGGTTGCCACGGCGATGGGCATCATCTACTCCTGCGACTGGGAGATTGAGACCGGCAAACGCATTCTGCCACCGCCGCCGGATGCCAATATCATGCCGTTTGAAGAAGCCAGCGGGCATACGATTCACACCATTGCCTCGGGTCCGGGATTTCCTGAAGATTTGATTCACCAGGCATTACTGACTGCCGTTTACGCCTCGCGTGAATACTTGATCATGACCACGCCCTATTTCGTACCCAGTGACGACTTGCTGCACGCCATTTGCACGGCGGCGCAGCGCGGCGTCGATGTGAGCATTATTCTGCCGCGCAAAAACGACTCGGTGCTGGTTGGTTGGGCCAGCCGCGCCTTCTTCACTGAGTTGCTGGCGGCCGGGGTGAAGATTTATCAGTTTGAAGGTGGCCTGTTGCACACCAAAAGCGTGCTGGTTGATGGCGAATTGAGCCTTATTGGCACCGTGAATCTCGATATGCGCAGTTTGTGGCTGAATTTTGAGATCACGCTGGTTATTGATGATGCCGGTTTTGGCGGCGATCTGGCGGCGGTGCAGGACGATTACATTTCCCGTTCCCGGCTACTTGATGCGCGTTTGTGGGTAAAACGGCCCTTCTGGCACCGTATTGCTGAACGACTGTTTTACTTCTTTAGTCCGTTGCTGTAA
- a CDS encoding YciY family protein has protein sequence MKRSRTEVGRWRMLRQMSRRKARWLEAQSRRNMRIHAIRKCGVNRHRNVLLFAIYDL, from the coding sequence ATGAAGCGTAGTCGAACGGAAGTGGGGCGCTGGCGTATGCTTCGGCAGATGAGCCGCCGTAAAGCCCGCTGGCTGGAAGCGCAATCACGCCGCAATATGCGCATCCACGCCATCAGAAAATGCGGCGTAAATCGCCATCGTAATGTGCTGTTGTTCGCCATTTACGATCTTTGA
- a CDS encoding LysE family translocator: MSVIDSLLAFTFAATLLTLTPGLDTALILRTAAVEGRKQAFKAALGINTGCLIWGAMVAFGLGALIAVSELAYNILKYCGAAYLCWLGLNMLLRPRGALTTGNEGQTKAQNWFIKGMLGNVLNPKVGIFYVSFLPQFIPHGQPLIAWTFGLVMIHVVLGSCWSTVLISATRPLSSFLRKERVIRWMDRSTGMVFLLFATRLAMSKR; this comes from the coding sequence ATGTCGGTTATTGATAGTCTTCTTGCATTTACTTTTGCGGCAACGCTGCTGACGTTAACACCCGGGCTTGATACCGCGCTGATACTGCGTACGGCGGCAGTCGAAGGGCGTAAGCAGGCATTCAAAGCCGCACTAGGTATCAATACCGGATGCCTGATTTGGGGCGCGATGGTCGCCTTCGGTCTTGGCGCGCTGATTGCGGTTTCTGAACTCGCTTATAACATCCTGAAGTATTGCGGTGCCGCTTACCTCTGCTGGCTGGGGCTGAATATGCTGCTACGCCCCCGTGGCGCACTGACGACAGGCAATGAAGGGCAAACCAAAGCGCAAAACTGGTTTATAAAAGGCATGCTGGGTAATGTGCTGAATCCTAAAGTCGGTATCTTTTACGTCTCTTTTTTGCCGCAATTTATTCCACACGGGCAGCCGCTGATCGCCTGGACATTTGGCCTGGTTATGATTCATGTTGTGTTGGGCTCCTGCTGGTCAACGGTATTAATTTCGGCGACCCGACCGCTGTCGTCATTCTTGCGTAAAGAGAGAGTGATACGCTGGATGGATCGCAGTACCGGCATGGTGTTTTTGCTGTTTGCCACCCGCCTGGCCATGAGCAAGCGTTAA
- a CDS encoding SMR family transporter, whose protein sequence is MNKEALIFLGIAIVVEVIATTALKSSDSFTRLLPSIISIAGYCIAFWCLTIPMRTIPTGIIYAIWSGAGIVLIGIVGWLVHGQKLDLPAMLGMGLIIAGVVTINLFSKSVAH, encoded by the coding sequence ATGAATAAAGAAGCGCTTATTTTTCTTGGTATCGCCATTGTTGTTGAAGTGATTGCCACCACCGCACTGAAATCATCCGACAGCTTCACCCGGTTGCTGCCCAGTATCATCAGCATTGCGGGTTATTGCATCGCGTTCTGGTGCCTGACGATTCCGATGCGCACCATCCCGACGGGAATTATTTACGCCATCTGGTCTGGCGCCGGGATTGTATTGATTGGGATTGTTGGCTGGTTGGTTCACGGCCAGAAACTGGATCTTCCGGCAATGCTGGGTATGGGGCTGATTATTGCCGGTGTGGTTACCATTAATCTTTTTTCAAAAAGTGTTGCTCATTAA
- a CDS encoding YciI family protein, whose amino-acid sequence MLYVIFAEDVADSLEKRLSVRPAHLARLQLLHDEGRLLTAGPMPAVDSNDPGAAGFTGSTVIAEFESLEGAKAWADADPYVAAGVYQNVIVKPFKKVF is encoded by the coding sequence GTGCTTTACGTTATTTTTGCTGAAGATGTTGCTGACTCGCTTGAGAAACGTTTATCCGTGCGCCCTGCCCACCTGGCGCGACTGCAATTACTGCATGACGAAGGTCGTTTGCTGACGGCTGGCCCGATGCCAGCGGTGGACAGCAATGATCCTGGCGCCGCAGGTTTTACCGGTTCAACGGTGATTGCAGAGTTTGAATCGCTGGAAGGGGCAAAAGCCTGGGCGGATGCCGATCCCTATGTCGCTGCTGGCGTGTACCAGAACGTTATCGTTAAACCGTTCAAGAAGGTTTTTTAA
- the tonB gene encoding TonB system transport protein TonB, translating into MTLDLPRRFPWPTLLSVAIHGAVVAGLLYTSVHQVVELPAPAQPISVTMVTPAELEPPQVAQPPQPVVEPEPEPEPEPVVEPPKEAPVVIEKPKPKPKPKPKPKPEKKVEQPKQEVKPAQPHPESPFNNNAPARPVANPTPSASSTPAPSVPAGPRALSRNQPQYPARAQALRIEGRVRVKFDVTADGRVENIEVLSAQPANMFEREVKAAMRKWRYEAGKPGSGLIVNVVFRLNGGASME; encoded by the coding sequence ATGACCCTTGATTTACCTCGCCGCTTTCCCTGGCCGACGCTGTTGTCCGTCGCTATTCACGGAGCCGTCGTGGCAGGTCTGCTCTATACATCGGTACATCAGGTTGTTGAATTGCCCGCACCCGCACAGCCTATCTCTGTGACGATGGTGACACCGGCTGAACTCGAACCGCCGCAGGTAGCACAACCGCCACAACCCGTCGTCGAACCGGAGCCAGAGCCCGAACCGGAACCGGTAGTCGAGCCGCCAAAAGAAGCCCCTGTGGTGATTGAAAAGCCAAAACCGAAACCTAAGCCGAAGCCAAAGCCGAAACCGGAGAAAAAGGTCGAGCAGCCGAAGCAGGAGGTTAAACCAGCACAGCCGCATCCGGAATCACCGTTTAACAACAACGCGCCAGCACGCCCGGTGGCGAATCCGACACCGTCGGCGTCCTCCACGCCAGCGCCGTCCGTGCCGGCCGGTCCGCGCGCGTTGAGTCGTAACCAGCCACAATATCCGGCGCGTGCCCAGGCGTTGCGCATTGAAGGTCGTGTGCGGGTGAAATTTGATGTTACGGCCGATGGTCGCGTCGAGAATATTGAAGTTCTGTCGGCGCAACCAGCAAACATGTTTGAGCGTGAAGTGAAAGCGGCCATGCGGAAATGGCGCTACGAAGCCGGAAAACCGGGTTCAGGACTGATAGTCAATGTTGTGTTCCGCCTGAACGGCGGGGCGTCAATGGAATAA